In Bdellovibrionales bacterium, the following are encoded in one genomic region:
- a CDS encoding L,D-transpeptidase, with the protein MKALGYLALLTLTASIASAEVTQGGLWNEVFGGSPSTLRVVVDRTPNRQTLSVYRGENSEPLRFKISTGREEFELPTSPLVNPYCSFTPTGNVFTPQRLVPNHISNTWEDAEMPNSVFFRGGVALHGTTTPEGNRALGTQASGGCVRLSVADSKTVFDLIQSHGVTDARRRTTYNNVSIEVIDQRPPEEIQKLEKQCNDTRRFWDENCKQELTEWRGRCKSTYEAEMPVLRTCLKQRRDDPRQQNPETPTACVKTPELDSCLKEFISHRNRCKAAITQWQRANSNRTEINNTPPPAQEVRAPLPPSRPAELSQQAPAARAASPSAMPLPVSRPLNLIPQGVPSSTPRPQARPAEAPPRPPADVPHVDARRPQPPRPRETRPQSSDLWMDTVSN; encoded by the coding sequence ATGAAGGCTCTAGGTTATCTAGCCTTATTGACATTAACGGCGTCCATCGCATCGGCCGAGGTCACCCAAGGTGGTCTTTGGAATGAGGTTTTCGGCGGAAGCCCATCAACTCTAAGAGTTGTTGTGGATCGCACCCCTAATCGCCAAACATTATCTGTTTATCGAGGCGAGAACAGTGAACCTTTGCGTTTTAAAATCTCCACTGGTCGCGAAGAGTTCGAACTCCCCACAAGTCCACTCGTAAATCCTTACTGCTCCTTTACACCCACAGGAAATGTGTTTACTCCGCAACGCCTTGTTCCTAACCATATCTCAAACACTTGGGAAGATGCGGAAATGCCGAACTCGGTATTTTTTAGAGGAGGCGTTGCTCTCCACGGAACAACCACTCCCGAGGGGAATAGAGCTTTAGGAACACAAGCCTCTGGGGGTTGCGTTCGCTTGAGCGTGGCCGACTCAAAGACTGTTTTTGATTTGATTCAATCTCATGGCGTGACGGATGCTCGCCGCCGCACCACTTACAATAACGTGAGCATCGAGGTGATTGACCAGCGTCCTCCGGAAGAGATTCAAAAACTCGAAAAACAATGTAACGACACTCGTCGCTTTTGGGATGAAAACTGCAAACAAGAACTCACAGAATGGAGAGGTCGTTGCAAGTCGACTTACGAGGCGGAGATGCCAGTCCTTCGCACGTGCCTTAAACAACGCCGCGATGATCCTCGCCAGCAAAATCCAGAAACACCCACAGCTTGCGTGAAAACACCTGAATTGGATTCGTGCTTAAAAGAGTTTATTAGCCACCGCAATCGTTGTAAGGCCGCCATCACTCAGTGGCAGCGCGCGAATTCGAATCGAACCGAAATCAATAACACTCCTCCTCCGGCGCAAGAAGTGAGAGCCCCGCTCCCACCGTCACGCCCCGCGGAGTTGTCACAGCAGGCCCCTGCAGCTCGCGCGGCATCTCCCAGCGCAATGCCTTTGCCGGTGTCTCGTCCCCTGAATCTTATTCCTCAGGGAGTTCCATCCTCTACGCCTCGACCCCAAGCTCGACCGGCCGAAGCTCCGCCTCGCCCGCCAGCCGACGTGCCCCACGTGGACGCACGTCGACCTCAGCCGCCGCGTCCTCGCGAGACACGGCCACAAAGTTCTGATTTATGGATGGATACCGTTTCGAATTAA